Proteins co-encoded in one Brassica rapa cultivar Chiifu-401-42 chromosome A02, CAAS_Brap_v3.01, whole genome shotgun sequence genomic window:
- the LOC103852296 gene encoding microsomal glutathione S-transferase 3, whose amino-acid sequence MALTEFLPNEYGYVALVLVFYCFLNLWMGAQVGMARKRYNVPYPTLYAIESENKDAKLFNCVQRGHQNSLEMMPMYFVLMILGGMKHPCICAGLGLLYNITRFFYFKGYSTGDPMKRLTIGKYGFLGLLGLMICTISFGVSLIRG is encoded by the exons ATGGCCCTCACCGAGTTCCTACCTAACGAGTACGGATATGTGGCTCTCGTCCTCGTCTTCTACTGCTTCCTCAACCTCTGGATGGGAGCTCAAGTCGGCATGGCCCGCAAAAG GTACAATGTGCCGTATCCAACTCTATACGCTATAGAATCAGAAAACAAAGATGCTAAACTCTTCAACTGTGTtcag AGGGGTCATCAAAACTCTCTGGAGATGATGCCGATGTACTTCGTACTGATGATCCTTGGCGGAATGAAACACCCTTGCATCTGCGCTGGTTTGGGTTTGCTCTACAATATCACTCGATTCTTCTACTTTAAAGGCTACTCTACTGGAGATCCAATGAAACGCCTCACCATcgg GAAATACGGTTTCTTGGGATTGCTTGGTCTCATGATCTGCACCATCTCATTTGGAGTTAGTCTGATCCGTGGTTAA
- the LOC103852300 gene encoding butyrate--CoA ligase AAE11, peroxisomal, translating into MDILTICEANNVPLTPITFLKRASECYPNRTSIIYRQTRFTWPQTYDRCCRLAAALLSLNITRNNIVSILAPNVPAMYEMHFAIPMTGAVLNPINTRLDAKTIAIILRHAQPKILFVDHEFAPLTQEVLHLLPFDDSIPKPLIIFINDMDSTTKHSPGELEYEGLIRTGDPSQFLSTSTFCVRNEHDPISLNYTSGTTADPKGVVVSHRGAYLSALSTIMDWEMGISPVYLWTLPMFHANGWSHTWSVAARGGTNVCLRHVTAPEIYKNISSHGVTHMSCVPTVLRFLIEGEQSDRSHRSRPVHILTGGSSPPTALLKKVEQLGFRIMHGYGLTETSGPVLFCEWQDEWNRLPEHRQMQLKARQGIRNITLADVDVKNTTTQESVPRDGKTTGEIVIKGNSVMKGYLKNPKATSEAFKDGWFNTGDIGVIHPDGHLEIKDRSKDIIISGGENISSIEVEKVLYENQKVVEAAVVAMPHPLWGETPCAFIVLKVVETRQGPREEEFVTSERDLIAYCRDSMPHFMCPRKVVFLQELPKNSNGKILKSKLRDIAKAFVVDEDGVGSKKVQRRRVDHVSSRL; encoded by the exons ATGGATATTCTGACGATATGTGAAGCAAACAATGTTCCTCTAACACCCATAACGTTCTTGAAACGAGCTTCGGAATGTTACCCCAATCGAACCTCCATAATCTACAGACAAACTCGTTTCACTTGGCCCCAGACCTATGACCGTTGCTGTCGACTGGCCGCCGCTCTTCTCTCTCTTAATATCACCCGAAACAACATC GTCTCGATTTTGGCCCCAAACGTACCCGCCATGTACGAGATGCATTTTGCCATTCCAATGACCGGGGCCGTACTGAATCCTATTAACACTCGCCTGGACGCCAAAACCATAGCCATCATCCTACGCCACGCCCAGCCAAAGATCTTATTCGTTGACCATGAGTTTGCTCCTTTGACCCAAGAAGTCCTCCATCTCCTACCGTTTGACGACTCAATACCTAAGCCACTAATCATATTCATTAATGATATGGATTCCACTACAAAACATTCCCCTGGGGAGTTGGAGTACGAGGGTCTCATCCGTACAGGAGATCCTTCGCAATTTCTTTCCACAAGTACGTTCTGTGTCCGCAATGAGCATGACCCTATTTCTTTGAACTACACGTCTGGTACAACAGCCGACCCAAAAGGTGTGGTGGTTAGCCACCGAGGGGCGTACTTGAGCGCTTTGAGCACGATTATGGACTGGGAGATGGGGATTTCACCGGTCTACCTCTGGACCTTGCCAATGTTTCATGCCAATGGATGGTCGCACACATGGTCTGTGGCTGCGCGTGGAGGCACCAATGTATGCTTAAGGCACGTGACTGCCCCAGAGATCTATAAGAACATAAGTTCTCATGGCGTTACGCACATGTCTTGTGTTCCTACAGTCTTGAGATTTCTTATAGAAGGAGAGCAGAGTGACCGGTCACACAGGTCACGGCCTGTTCACATTTTGACCGGAGGTTCATCCCCACCCACTGCACTTCTTAAGAAGGTAGAGCAGTTGGGGTTCCGAATAATGCATGGCTATGGGCTTACGGAGACCAGCGGACCCGTTCTCTTTTGTGAGTGGCAAGACGAATGGAACag ACTACCAGAGCATCGACAGATGCAGCTGAAAGCAAGGCAAGGGATAAGAAACATAACGCTAGCAGACGTTGACGTAAAGAACACGACAACTCAGGAGAGTGTCCCACGCGACGGCAAGACAACAGGAGAGATCGTCATCAAAGGAAACAGTGTAATGAAAGGCTATCTAAAGAACCCTAAAGCAACATCTGAAGCGTTTAAAGACGGATGGTTCAACACTGGAGATATAGGTGTGATTCATCCTGATGGGCACTTAGAGATCAAAGATCGATCCAAAGACATCATCATCTCGGGAGGTGAGAACATCAGCAGTATAGAGGTCGAGAAAGTCCTTTACGAGAATCAGAAAGTGGTCGAGGCTGCTGTGGTGGCCATGCCTCACCCTCTTTGGGGTGAAACTCCCTGTGCATTTATTGTTCTAAAAGTTGTTGAGACTAGACAAGGACCCCGTGAAGAGGAATTCGTGACCAGCGAAAGAGACTTGATTGCATATTGCCGTGATAGTATGCCACATTTTATGTGTCCAAGGAAGGTTGTGTTCCTTCAAGAGCTGCCAAAGAACAGCAACGGAAAGATCCTCAAGTCTAAACTGAGAGACATCGCTAAGGCTTTTGTAGTCGATGAGGACGGTGTGGGTTCCAAGAAAGTTCAACGACGCCGTGTTGATCATGTTAGTTCTAGGCTTTAA
- the LOC103852303 gene encoding LOW QUALITY PROTEIN: NAC domain-containing protein 86 (The sequence of the model RefSeq protein was modified relative to this genomic sequence to represent the inferred CDS: inserted 1 base in 1 codon): protein MAPVSMPPGFRFHPTDEELVIYYLKRKINGRTIELEIIPEIDLYKCEPWDLPGKSLLPSKDLEWFFFSPRDRKYPNGSRTNRATKAGYWKATGKDRKVTSHSRTVGTKKTLVYYRGRAPHGSRTDWVMHEYRLEEQECDSKSGIQDAYALCRVFKKSALANKLEEQHHGMKRKKATTNSEKSTSSTCLYSDGMYENLENSGYPVSPDHGLTQLGNISSSDMETIENKWSHSMSHDTSYNFPAQSQFCSQYGTITYPPSKAEIAFECARLKNRMLPPAPPLHVEDLAHSEHLGTNVANDTDQMLSKIIALAQASHEPHNSLGSWEFASASGNFQGDVCYPGEKASGSWVEANMKAVDMQAHDGRFKEERIVENLRWVGVSNKELEKSFIEEHSTVVPIEDIWSYRTDSHEHQDGEGVNNNGDVDDVYTLEFSENELNANNSDKINNNDHDATSSPRFEMVNKVEVSHGLSVTTRQVTNTCFQQIVPSQTVIVYINPTGTVNCGHEKKLTEEVHVVKQINPRIDSFVSKILGPWRRFAYXIGFVHILLLIYCANQGGNSNENQRSEGDCNDRGKILNTKCCSEKNIWKKKNEKNIVDEKVFSVQDSFMLKKLGLSVAVTLTVSTICLIFNVKFNMDLHFFYCTTDYMSRRAFLSFAFFFTFSFFYTV from the exons ATGGCTCCTGTTTCAATGCCTCCTGGTTTCCGGTTTCATCCAACAGACGAAGAGCTTGTCATCTACTACCTCAAACGAAAGATTAATGGCCGGACGATCGAATTAGAGATAATTCCCGAGATTGATCTTTACAAATGCGAGCCCTGGGATTTACCCG GGAAGTCCTTGCTCCCAAGTAAAGACCTAGAATGGTTTTTCTTCAGTCCCAGAGACCGGAAATATCCCAATGGATCCAGAACTAACCGGGCGACAAAAGCAGGTTACTGGAAAGCCACAGGAAAAGATCGTAAAGTTACTTCCCATTCGCGGACTGTCGGAACAAAGAAAACGCTAGTTTATTATCGAGGACGAGCGCCTCACGGCTCTCGTACCGATTGGGTCATGCATGAGTACCGTCTTGAAGAGCAAGAATGCGACTCCAAGTCCGGCATACAG GATGCGTATGCACTTTGTCGAGTATTCAAGAAGAGTGCTTTAGCCAACAAGTTAGAAGAACAACATCAtggaatgaagaggaagaaagCAACGACTAATAGTGAAAAATCTACTTCTAGTACTTGTTTGTATTCTGATGGAATGTATGAAAATCTAGAAAACTCGGGATATCCGGTCTCACCCGATCACGGATTAACTCAACTGGGTAACATTTCTTCGTCCGATATGGAAACGATAGAGAACAAATGGAGTCATTCTATGTCGCATGACACGTCTTATAACTTCCCAGCACAGTCACAGTTTTGTTCTCAATATGGAACAATCACATATCCTCCCTCAAAG GCCGAGATAGCGTTCGAGTGTGCAAGACTAAAAAATCGTATGTTGCCGCCAGCACCACCACTCCACGTTGAAGATCTCGCACATAGCGAACATTTGGGAACCAATGTAGCTAATGACACGGATCAAATGTTGAGCAAGATCATAGCATTAGCTCAAGCTTCTCACGAGCCACACAACAGTCTAGGCTCATGGGAATTTGCTTCTGCTTCCGGAAACTTTCAGGGAGACGTTTGCTATCCCGGAGAAAAAGCCTCAGGTTCATGGGTAGAGGCGAACATGAAGGCTGTTGATATGCAAGCGCATGATGGGAGGTTTAAGGAAGAGAGAATTGTCGAGAACTTGAGATGGGTAGGAGTATCAAACAAGGAACTAGAAAAG AGCTTCATTGAAGAACACTCCACAGTAGTTCCTATAGAAGATATTTGGAGTTATCGTACGGATAGTCATGAACATCAAG ATGGTGAGGGAGTTAACAACAATGGAGATGTGGATGATGTTTACACACTTGAGTTCTCCGAAAACGAACTCAACGCCAATAATTCGGACAAGATAAACAACAATGATCATGACGCAACGAGTTCACCTCGTTTTGAGATGGTTAACAAAGTTGAGGTTAGCCATGGATTGTCTGTTACAACTCGTCAGGTAACCAATACATGCTTTCAACAGATTGTACCATCTCAAACCGTAATTGTTTACATAAATCCAACGGGTACCGTAAACTGTGGACATGAGAAGAAACTAACGGAGGAGGTTCATGTCGTTAAGCAGATTAATCCGCGAATTGACAGCTTTGTCTCCAAAATTCTTGGACCGTGGAGAAGATTTGCGT TTATTGGTTTCGTTCATATCCTCTTATTAATATACTGTGCTAATCAAGGAGGTAACTCTAATGAAAACCAACGCAGTGAAGGAGATTGTAACGATCGGGGAAAAATACTAAATACGAAATGCTGTAGtgagaaaaatatttggaagaagaagaacgagAAAAACATAGTTGATGAAAAAGTTTTCAGCGTTCAAGATAGTTTTATGTTGAAGAAGTTGGGGCTTTCTGTTGCTGTTACCTTAACTGTTTCAACCATATGTCTTATATTTAATGTGAAGTTCAATATGGATTTGCACTTTTTCTATTGTACTACGGACTATATGTCTAGGAGGGCTTTCCTCTCCTTTGctttcttttttactttttcatttttctacaCCGTCTGA
- the LOC103852299 gene encoding probable polyamine oxidase 4 yields MDKKVSFTDELPDVTISALLQKQNNVVQPCVIVIGSGISGLAAARSLSEASFNVTVLESRDRIGGRIHTDYSFGCPVDMGASWLHGVSNDNPLAPIIRRLGLTLYRTSGDDSILYDHDLESYGLYDMHGNKIPPQLVTQVGDAFKRILEETEKIRDETANDMSVLQGISIVLDRHPELRQEGIAYEVLQWYICRMEAWFAVDANLISLKCWDQDECLSGGHGLMVQGYEPVIRTIAKDIDIRLNHRVTKVSRTSNNKVIVEVEGGTNFVADAVIITVPIGVLKANLIQFEPELPQWKTSAISDLGVGNENKIALRFENVFWPNVEFLGMVAPTSYSCGYFLNLHKATGHPVLVYMAAGNLAKDLEKLSDEATANFVMLQLKKMFPDAPDPAQYLVTRWGTDPNTLGCYAYDVVGMPEDLYARLGEPVDNIFFGGEAVNVEHQGSAHGAFLAGVSASQNCQRYIFERLGAWEKLKLVSLMRNSDILETGTVPLQISRM; encoded by the exons ATGGATAAGAAGGTTTCGTTTACCGATGAGCTTCCTGATG TTACAATCTCAGCGCTTCTACAGAAGCAGAACAATGTGGTGCAGCCTTGTGTGATCGTGATAGGCAGTGGCATATCAGGTCTGGCTGCTGCTAGGAGCCTCTCTGAAGCTTCTTTTAACGTGACTGTTCTCGAATCACGTGATAGGATTGGTGGTCGCATCCATACCGATTACTCCTTTGGTTGTCCTGTTGATATGGGAGCTTCTTG GTTACATGGAGTCTCCAACGACAACCCCTTGGCTCCTATTATACGCCGTCTAGGGCTCACTCTATACCGAACTAGCGGGGATGACTCCATCTTGTATGACCATGATCTCGAAAG TTATGGACTTTATGACATGCACGGGAATAAAATTCCGCCGCAGTTGGTCACTCAAGTTGGAGATGCATTCAAGAGAATTCTCGAAGAG ACGGAGAAAATAAGGGATGAAACTGCCAATGACATGTCAGTTCTTCAAGGAATATCCATCGTCTTGGATAGACATCCAGAACTAAGGCAAGAAGGAATTGCCTACGAAGTTTTGCAATGGTACATATGTAGGATGGAAGCATGGTTTGCTGTAGATGCGAATTTGATATCGCTCAAATGTTGGGATCAG GATGAATGTCTTTCCGGTGGCCATGGTCTAATGGTACAGGGTTATGAGCCAGTGATCAGAACAATTGCTAAAGACATTGATATCCGCTTGAACCACAG GGTTACTAAAGTGTCAAGAACATCTAATAACAAGGTTATAGTGGAAGTTGAAGGAGGAACCAACTTCGTTGCTGATGCTGTTATCATCACTGTGCCCATCGGTGTGCTCAAGGCAAACCTGATTCAGTTTGAGCCGGAGCTCCCACAATGGAAGACCTCTGCGATATCTGATCTTGGAGTAGGCAACGAGAATAAGATTGCCCTGAGATTTGAAAACGTGTTTTGGCCCAACGTGGAGTTCCTGGGGATGGTTGCACCAACTTCTTACTCGTGTGGCTATTTTCTGAATCTTCACAAAGCAACAGGCCATCCTGTGCTTGTTTATATGGCTGCAGGAAACCTCGCTAAGGACCTTGAAAAGCTATCCGATGAGGCTACTGCAAATTTCGTAATGCTACAACTTAAGAAAATGTTTCCCGACGCACCTGACCCG GCTCAGTATCTTGTGACACGGTGGGGAACGGATCCAAACACATTGGGGTGTTACGCATATGACGTAGTTGGGATGCCGGAAGATCTATACGCGAGGCTAGGAGAGCCGGTTGATAATATATTCTTTGGAGGAGAAGCTGTGAACGTCGAGCATCAAGGGTCTGCTCACGGAGCCTTCTTAGCAGGAGTCTCGGCCTCTCAGAATTGTCAGAGGTATATCTTCGAGAGACTCGGAGCTTGGGAGAAACTCAAACTTGTTTCTCTTATGAGAAATAGTGATATACTTGAAACTGGAACTGTTCCTCTCCAGATCTCCAGGATGTAA